Genomic segment of Candidatus Goldiibacteriota bacterium:
AGTTCATTAATTTCAAGGCCGGCTTTTTTCTTTTCTTCCTTATCGGTAATATCCTTCATCCCGGAAAAAAGCTCCGTGATAACACCTTTTTTACCGGTATATTTCGCCTTAAACGCGTTAAGGCCGGCAGCGTCGCTGACAGTTAAAATATCCTGCTTCATTGAATTTTCAATTGACGGTTTGTCCATAATCTCCCCTGCTTTTAATGTCTGACGTTAATAAAAAATCCGGACAATGTCCGGATTTTTTTTAATATACTCTATAAGTGCTTTGTTGTAAAGCCTTTTTTACCGCAGGTTTTTTATTATTTTTAAGTTTTTAAAACAAACTTATTTTCTTTCCTCAACCGCCTTTTCAAACTGTTCATTATCCTGTTTCTGCTGATTCTGTTTTTTTGCTTCCATATACAGCAGATAAGCCCCTACCGAACCGGTTTTTTCAAAAACTTTCCATAACTCTTTTAGTCGGTTTAATCCAGCCGTTTTCTCCATAGCGAGTCGCTTCTCTTTTCTTTTTATATACTAATTTATCCCATTTTTATGTTATGAAACTTCGTTCCGTACTTTAAGTATTATTTTTTCTTTTGATAAATTATAGCAGATTATGTTTTAAAGTCAAGAAAACCCAAATATTTTTAAGGTTTTTTTAGCGCTTTACCCCCGTATATATCATACTATCGCCCCTGGTTATTGACGCTTCAGAAAAATCATATCCGGAGTACATTTTTATATCTTTTAACCCCGAATTTTCAAGGATTTCTTTCATCTCTTCAAAACCAAAAATATGCAGTGATTCACTGTGGCTAAGATTATATATTTTATCGTGATATTTCGCTTTGACATCCAGCATGATAGTCAGCACGCCTGTCTTTTCATCAAAGGTGTTTTTTTCGTGTATATCCGCTCTGCGTTCTCCGTCTTTATTGATATACGCGTTTTCCCTGTTTAACAGGCGGGCATTGGCAAAGATGTTCCACGTTTCCATTACAAACACGCCGCCTTTTTTAAGGGCGCGCGACATTTTAGTACAACAGTCCTGAATTTTCCTCCTGTCAATCAGGTAACATAGCACCGAATCCACACATATAACCGCGTCAAATAATTCACGGGATTTTATTTCTTCCAGCCCCATTGATATTAAGTCCGCCTGCAGCCCTTCTTCTTTAAGTTTCTCTGCTGTCTGTTCAATCATGCGGGGGCTTTTATCAATTCCGGTCATCTGATAACCGCAGCGGGCCAGCGGTACTAAAAACCTGCCCGTACCGCACCCTGCGTCCAGTACGGTGTTTATCCTTCTGTCCGCACCGGCAAAAGTTTCATCCATAAAAGCAATTTCCTGCCCGTCTGCTTCATGTGAATTTTCCCCGTAAAGCACAAGGTCATAAAAAGCCGCAAAATCCGTATTGTATCCGTCCATCCGTCAATTCTCCCGCTTCTGCTTATCTGCCTAAAACTTAATCCGTTATCTTTTGATCTTTCGCTTCTGCATAATTGCCTATAGCATAATTCGCTATTTTTTAAATCAACTTCCGCGGGCTAAAGACCCGCGTCTACCAAGTCCAAACCGAGCTGCCGAGCTGCCTAATCCTCTATGTTTAATTCCAACCCGTCGTACGCAAGTTTTACATTTTCCGGCAGTTCACTTTCAGTTTTATTATGTTCCAGCGCGTGGGCTATGTGCGTGAAATATACTTTTTTTGCGCCTATCATTTCAGCGACTTTAAGCGCCTGGCTTACATTAAAATGAGTCGGGTGAGGTTCATACCTTAACGCATCCAGCACTAATACATCAATTCCTTTTAACTCTTTTATAGTCCCGTCAGGCAGCGCGGATACGTCAGTTACATACGCGAATCTGCCCGTTTTAAATGCCGCTATCTGTATATCGCCGTGCATTACCGGCAGCATCTGTACCTGTATATTTTTTACTGCAAATACTGAATAGGGCTCTATTTCTATCAGGTCTACTTTCGGTTTGCCCCCGCCTTCCTGGGTATCTTCAAAAATGTAAGCAAACCTCTTTCTTACTTCCACGGCTGTCTGCGCGTCGCAGTAAGCGGGTATTGCGCTTGACTGCAGCTCGTTATAACGCCTTATGTCATCAAGCCCCGCTATATGGTCCGCATGCGCGTGGGTTAATAACAGCGCGTCTATCCTTTTAATTCCATATTCCAGCGTCCTTAATCTGAATTCTGCGGGCGTGTCTATTACAATTGTTGTGCCTTTATCCTGTATCATAACAGAAGTCCTGTAACGGTTATTTTTAGGGTCTAAAGATGTGCATGTGGGGCAGGAACACCCGGCTACCGGAACGCCGTGCGAAGTGCCGGTACCAAGAAATTTTATCTTCATCAGTTAATTCCGTTTAATAAAATGATAATAACCGCTGCTATTGCCAGCCTGTAAATCATAAACGCCATAAACCCGCGTTTTTTAATAAACGCCAGAAGAAATTTAATGGCAAATAAACCCGCGATAGTAGACGCAATAAAACCTGCCGCTATAACCGCAACGCCTGCATCCGGGCCTGCCTGAATAATATCCGGAAGTTCGTGCACAAAAGCGCCGGCAATGGCGGGAATTGAAAGAAGAAAGGAAAATTCCGCGGCATCCTCTTTTTTATAACCCATAAATAAAGCCGCGGTCATTGTGATGCCCGACCTTGATACACCCGGCATAAGCGCTATTGCCTGAGCGCAGCCGATTATTATAGCGTGCCAGATTGTAAGCGAACCGTTCTCTTTATTCTTTTTTCCTGTTAAATCGGCAAGGTAAAGTATCACGCCAAAAACCGCAAGCATAAGGGCAATACGTACAGGAGAGCGAAATATGCCTTCTATAGCGTCATTAAACGCAAGGGCAAAAACAACCGCCGGAATTGTGGCAATAATTATGTAGATTGAAAGTTTAAAATTTATGGAGTTTCTTTCGCCGGAATCACCCAGCCCTTTAAAGAAGGACTTCATCATCGCCCATATCTTCTTCCTGTAAAATATCAGAACGCCTAAAAGCGTCCCGCCGTGCAGAAAAGCGCCAAAAGAAAGAGAGCTTAACAATTCCGAAGCATTCATAAATTTCGGCACAAG
This window contains:
- a CDS encoding YqzL family protein, encoding MEKTAGLNRLKELWKVFEKTGSVGAYLLYMEAKKQNQQKQDNEQFEKAVEERK
- the uppP gene encoding undecaprenyl-diphosphatase UppP translates to MELINSIILGIIQGLTEFLPVSSSAHLALVPKFMNASELLSSLSFGAFLHGGTLLGVLIFYRKKIWAMMKSFFKGLGDSGERNSINFKLSIYIIIATIPAVVFALAFNDAIEGIFRSPVRIALMLAVFGVILYLADLTGKKNKENGSLTIWHAIIIGCAQAIALMPGVSRSGITMTAALFMGYKKEDAAEFSFLLSIPAIAGAFVHELPDIIQAGPDAGVAVIAAGFIASTIAGLFAIKFLLAFIKKRGFMAFMIYRLAIAAVIIILLNGIN
- a CDS encoding class I SAM-dependent methyltransferase, with translation MDGYNTDFAAFYDLVLYGENSHEADGQEIAFMDETFAGADRRINTVLDAGCGTGRFLVPLARCGYQMTGIDKSPRMIEQTAEKLKEEGLQADLISMGLEEIKSRELFDAVICVDSVLCYLIDRRKIQDCCTKMSRALKKGGVFVMETWNIFANARLLNRENAYINKDGERRADIHEKNTFDEKTGVLTIMLDVKAKYHDKIYNLSHSESLHIFGFEEMKEILENSGLKDIKMYSGYDFSEASITRGDSMIYTGVKR
- a CDS encoding MBL fold metallo-hydrolase, with protein sequence MKIKFLGTGTSHGVPVAGCSCPTCTSLDPKNNRYRTSVMIQDKGTTIVIDTPAEFRLRTLEYGIKRIDALLLTHAHADHIAGLDDIRRYNELQSSAIPAYCDAQTAVEVRKRFAYIFEDTQEGGGKPKVDLIEIEPYSVFAVKNIQVQMLPVMHGDIQIAAFKTGRFAYVTDVSALPDGTIKELKGIDVLVLDALRYEPHPTHFNVSQALKVAEMIGAKKVYFTHIAHALEHNKTESELPENVKLAYDGLELNIED